One genomic region from Sulfurimonas sp. encodes:
- a CDS encoding S1 RNA-binding domain-containing protein gives MKQNEYLELGKINTLYIDRLTTPGAYLMAYDGNDVLLPGQYLTPEMKERTLIDVFLYTDSEDRLVATTLTPTAKLDEMAMFEVIDTAPFGAFMDWGLSKDLLVPNMFQKTPFKVGEKRFIKVIYDERTHRLVGTEKLGDFLEEKVQGIKIAQEVSILIIAKTPLGFKCIVQDKYEGLIYHNEIFENITIGDKKTAYVKAIRKDGNIDLNLRKAGSKKSGSSADKVLTMLKENNGIMPYNYKSDAELIKDIFGLSKKDFKRSLTALVDAKQIEVKDTGIYLKD, from the coding sequence ATGAAACAAAACGAATACCTAGAACTAGGCAAAATCAACACCCTTTATATAGACAGACTTACTACTCCCGGTGCATACTTGATGGCATATGATGGAAATGATGTACTTCTACCAGGACAATATCTTACCCCAGAGATGAAAGAAAGAACACTTATAGATGTGTTTTTATATACAGACTCAGAAGATAGACTTGTCGCTACAACACTCACTCCAACTGCAAAACTTGATGAAATGGCAATGTTTGAAGTTATAGATACTGCACCTTTTGGAGCATTTATGGACTGGGGGTTAAGTAAAGACCTTTTAGTACCAAATATGTTTCAAAAAACACCTTTTAAAGTTGGCGAGAAAAGATTTATAAAAGTAATTTATGATGAAAGAACACATCGTCTTGTAGGAACAGAAAAGCTTGGTGATTTTTTAGAGGAAAAAGTACAAGGCATTAAAATTGCTCAAGAAGTCAGCATCTTGATTATTGCTAAAACTCCTCTTGGATTTAAGTGTATTGTACAAGACAAATACGAAGGTCTTATATATCACAATGAAATATTTGAGAATATAACTATTGGCGATAAAAAAACAGCTTATGTAAAAGCTATAAGAAAAGATGGAAACATTGATCTAAATCTTAGAAAAGCTGGAAGTAAAAAAAGTGGTAGTTCTGCTGATAAAGTTCTTACTATGTTAAAAGAGAACAATGGCATTATGCCTTATAACTATAAAAGCGATGCCGAGCTAATCAAAGATATATTTGGACTTAGTAAAAAAGATTTTAAACGCTCTCTTACAGCTTTAGTAGATGCTAAACAGATAGAAGTTAAAGACACTGGCATCTACTTAAAGGACTAA
- a CDS encoding M15 family metallopeptidase, whose protein sequence is MDRRFFLTTMALTPIFANDFTKNSKDIYLLYSEYQTLNNLNARLKRLRRFVGFANFNLISYSEALYYGRNYSAVGSFTNEELSLIDKLFFESTQQYGFFGEKTCFNIENKISKKIVVKIPRTGHYLFKGKALEDYTKLRKDVGNTLVLTSGVRNVFKQLSLYCNKLYRNGGNITRATLDIAPPAYSYHTISDFDVGRKGWGYKNFTADFALTFEFEKMKKLDYISMRYNKNNSDGVRFEPWHVEVI, encoded by the coding sequence ATGGACAGAAGATTTTTTTTAACAACTATGGCATTAACGCCAATTTTTGCAAATGATTTTACTAAAAACTCTAAAGATATATATTTATTATATAGTGAGTATCAAACTCTGAATAATTTAAATGCTAGACTAAAAAGATTGCGAAGGTTTGTAGGTTTTGCAAATTTTAACTTAATTTCTTACTCAGAAGCTTTATATTATGGACGAAACTACTCAGCGGTAGGCTCTTTTACAAATGAAGAATTATCTCTAATCGATAAATTATTCTTTGAGAGTACACAACAATATGGCTTTTTTGGCGAAAAAACATGTTTTAATATAGAAAATAAAATTTCTAAAAAAATTGTTGTGAAAATTCCAAGAACAGGTCACTATCTTTTTAAAGGTAAGGCACTAGAAGATTATACAAAATTGAGAAAAGATGTTGGAAACACTTTGGTTTTAACATCAGGTGTGAGAAATGTTTTTAAACAACTGAGTCTTTACTGCAATAAGTTGTATAGAAATGGTGGAAATATAACAAGAGCTACTTTAGATATAGCACCTCCTGCTTACTCTTACCACACGATTAGTGATTTTGATGTTGGAAGAAAAGGTTGGGGATATAAAAATTTTACTGCTGATTTTGCTTTAACTTTTGAGTTTGAAAAGATGAAAAAGCTTGATTATATAAGTATGCGATATAACAAAAATAATAGTGATGGAGTGCGGTTTGAACCGTGGCATGTTGAAGTTATTTAG
- a CDS encoding arsenate reductase ArsC encodes MSKKVLILCTGNSCRSIIAEAVLNKHLNGVDAKSSGVKASGKVNPNAIKLLQREGLWSDDYHSKNLSEVINDYFDLVVTVCDNAMESCPVFPKGTKVIHVGYEDPDGKDMSAFEETLKLIKMELIPIVRIELS; translated from the coding sequence GTGTCTAAAAAAGTTCTTATATTATGTACAGGTAATAGTTGTCGTTCTATTATTGCAGAAGCAGTTTTAAACAAGCACTTAAATGGTGTGGATGCTAAAAGCTCTGGAGTAAAGGCAAGTGGTAAAGTAAATCCAAATGCAATAAAACTTCTTCAAAGAGAAGGCTTATGGAGTGATGATTATCACTCGAAAAATCTTAGTGAAGTCATAAATGATTATTTCGATTTAGTTGTAACTGTTTGTGATAATGCTATGGAGTCATGCCCTGTTTTTCCAAAAGGAACAAAAGTAATTCATGTAGGTTATGAAGACCCAGATGGTAAAGATATGAGTGCTTTTGAAGAAACTCTAAAACTTATAAAAATGGAACTTATTCCCATCGTTAGAATTGAGTTAAGCTAA
- a CDS encoding arsenic transporter, with product MVLASIIFLVTLLFIIVQPRGLQIGTSAVIGAVVALVVGVVTVSDVWIVFDIIWDATLAFIGIIILSMVLDEIGFFEWAALKMAKLSKGSGHKMFFYSIILGAIVSALFANDGAALILTPILLAKMNILKLNTKTILAFLLAGGFISDSASLPFVFSNLTNIVTANYFNIGFSEFISNMILPYFVSVIASMLVLWLVLRKDIPQRVDITLLKHPDEAIKHQGLFNFSWLFLALLLGGYFIGDAYNIPISVFALGGGVIFLLIASYTKTVDARHIIKEAPWQVVWFSLGLYIVVYGLKNAGLTDYITQILLFLNSQSEVIAVVGTGFLAAILSAVMNNMPTIMVMDIALADISNEAMIYANIIGCNLGPKMTPFGSLATLLWLHTLDKKGVKISFWSYSKFGLIVTPPVLLVVLLSLT from the coding sequence ATGGTTCTGGCTTCCATAATTTTTCTCGTAACACTTCTTTTTATTATTGTTCAACCTCGTGGTCTTCAGATTGGGACAAGTGCTGTTATAGGTGCTGTTGTTGCCCTAGTTGTTGGCGTTGTTACTGTTAGTGATGTTTGGATAGTCTTTGACATTATCTGGGATGCTACCCTTGCGTTTATAGGCATCATAATTTTATCTATGGTTTTGGATGAGATAGGCTTCTTTGAATGGGCTGCTCTTAAGATGGCGAAACTATCAAAGGGAAGTGGGCATAAAATGTTCTTCTACTCCATCATACTTGGAGCGATTGTTTCAGCTCTTTTTGCAAATGATGGTGCAGCTCTAATACTTACTCCCATATTACTTGCAAAGATGAATATTTTAAAACTCAACACAAAAACTATCTTAGCTTTTTTACTCGCAGGTGGATTTATTAGCGATAGTGCATCTCTTCCTTTTGTATTTTCAAACCTTACAAATATTGTAACAGCAAACTATTTTAACATTGGTTTTAGTGAGTTTATCTCAAATATGATTCTTCCATATTTTGTAAGTGTTATAGCAAGTATGCTTGTTTTATGGTTAGTTCTTAGAAAAGATATACCTCAAAGAGTAGATATAACCCTACTTAAACATCCAGATGAGGCCATAAAACATCAAGGACTTTTTAACTTTAGTTGGCTTTTCTTAGCACTTCTTCTTGGAGGTTATTTCATAGGAGATGCTTACAATATTCCTATTTCTGTCTTTGCTCTTGGTGGGGGAGTTATATTTTTACTTATCGCCTCATACACAAAAACAGTAGATGCTAGGCACATCATAAAAGAAGCACCTTGGCAAGTTGTTTGGTTTTCACTAGGACTCTACATTGTCGTTTATGGACTAAAAAATGCAGGACTTACGGACTATATAACCCAAATATTACTATTTTTAAATTCACAAAGTGAAGTTATTGCAGTGGTAGGAACAGGTTTTTTAGCAGCTATTTTAAGTGCTGTTATGAACAATATGCCAACCATTATGGTTATGGATATAGCACTTGCTGATATAAGTAATGAAGCTATGATTTATGCAAATATTATCGGTTGTAACCTAGGACCAAAAATGACACCATTTGGTTCATTAGCTACCCTACTTTGGCTTCATACTTTAGACAAAAAAGGTGTAAAAATTTCTTTTTGGTCATACTCGAAATTTGGACTAATCGTAACACCACCTGTTTTACTTGTGGTTTTACTATCTCTAACCTAA